A stretch of the Vigna radiata var. radiata cultivar VC1973A chromosome 7, Vradiata_ver6, whole genome shotgun sequence genome encodes the following:
- the LOC106766736 gene encoding MADS-box protein EJ2-like, translated as MGRGRVELKRIENKINRQVTFAKRRNGLLKKAYELSVLCDAEVALIIFSNRGKLYEFSSTSSMMKTLEKYQKYSYSALETTRPINDIQNYQEYLRLKARVEVLQRSQRNLLGEDLAQMNTTDLEQLENQLEVALKNIRSTKTQFMLDQLADLHHRETLLVETNNVLRSKLEESNNSQAPVSLALEAGGPNIHYTNFPPQSEGFFQPVGVNPNLQIGFNQIGGDDANLGASSLSMHGFASGWML; from the exons atgGGAAGAGGGAGGGTTGAACTGAAGAGGATAGAGAACAAAATCAACAGGCAAGTCACATTTGCCAAGAGAAGAAATGGCTTGCTCAAGAAGGCCTATGAGCTCTCAGTCCTTTGTGATGCTGAGGTTGCCCTTATCATCTTTTCCAACCGTGGCAAGCTCTATGAGTTCAGCAGCACCTCAAG TATGATGAAAACACTGGAGAAGTACCAGAAGTACAGTTACAGTGCACTGGAGACCACCCGACCAATTAACGACATTCAG AACTACCAGGAATATTTGAGATTAAAAGCAAGGGTAGAAGTCTTGCAACGTTCACAAAG GAACCTACTCGGGGAAGATCTTGCCCAAATGAATACAACTGATCTTGAGCAGCTAGAGAATCAACTAGAGGTAGCACTGAAGAATATTAGGTCAACAAAG ACTCAATTCATGCTTGACCAGCTTGCTGATCTTCACCACCGG GAAACATTGCTTGTTGAAACTAACAATGTGTTAAGGAGTAAG TTGGAAGAAAGTAATAACTCACAAGCTCCAGTGAGTCTGGCTTTGGAAGCTGGAGGACCTAACATCCATTACACAAACTTTCCTCCTCAATCAGAGGGATTCTTCCAACCAGTAGGAGTGAATCCCAACTTGCAAATTGG ATTCAACCAGATTGGTGGTGATGATGCAAACCTTGGAGCTTCATCCTTGAGTATGCATGGATTCGCTTCTGGGTGGATGCTTTGA